Part of the Thermococcus sp. 18S1 genome, CTCAGAAGTACCCGACGTCCTTTTCGTGACCCTCAAGGGAGCGCTTCGCAGCAAAAACCTCGTCCAGGAGGTTTTTCGCATCCTCAACGGTCATGCCAACCTTAACCGTTAAGAACTTCATCAGCTCCTCCCTGCTGGCACCCTTATCAACCCTGTCCACGACCATGCCCACTATACGATCAAATATCTCTTGGGCGAACGCCTCCTCGAGACCCAACGCGGAAACGGAGGAGAGAAGCCCTATCAGGAGTGCAGTTAGGGCGTCGTTGAATTCTTCCTTTCCAAGGGTCTTCTTGTCCAAGTCAACGCGGAGGTACACATCGTCGTTCATTCCAGACAGGGTGAACTTCATCATGTTCACCTGGTCGTTGAGGCGGAGGAGGGTGTGGTAGATCTTGAGCTTATCGTCGTTTGTCATCGAGAATGTCTCGAGCCCCAGCGGGACCAGGAGATGAATGAAACCCTCGGAGAAGACCACCAGAAGCGAGAAGGGCATCCTTGGGTGTTCAGCCACGTAGGTGTTGGGCTGGATTTCCTTAACGGACCAGGGGAGATCCACTATGTCTTCCGCGGTATCATCACCAGCTTTCAGCCACCCGAGAACTCGGGCCTCCATATCATCCATAGAGATCACCGAATATAGTATACGTGACTTAGGTTAATTAATCTTACAGTGGAAATGGACGTGTTACACTGGAACCAGCGCCCTCCACAGGAAGCGAAGGGGGTGGATGAACAGCAATGTTCTCCAGAACTTTAAGTTTGTAAATGGCCAGATGTATTCAAATGAGTACTTCCACTGAAAGGTGAATGCACATAAATGCGCACAAAAAGCAGTACATCAATGAGCATAAAACGACAGCATGGGTTAACGACAGCGCTTAACAAATATCAAAAATTTAACAGTATCATACCCCCAGGGAGTTTCGTTTCCTGTGGAACCCAGTTCTGGCTACTCCCGGTTTTCTTTTTTGAAACGGTGAAAACTCTCCCGCTCTCTTTTCAATTTCTGGTATTTATAGGTTTTCATGAACAATGTTCATAAAAAACTGCAGATATAAAATAGTAATGAACATAAATCCATATTATCCCTGAGTCGGTTTAAAACATGGTGATTTCACATTTGTAATGTGGTTTATAAGCTCATCTTTTCGTAATTCCTGCCAGGAAAACCGTCCATCTCCAAAACTGGGTTCCAGTGGAAATGAAACTCTGGGGGGTCTTTCAGATGGCTATCGAAAAAGACCTTTGTTTCCACTGGAAAAAATGCTCCATCCGTGGACTTCCAAGGGCAGTGATGATAGTTTTTTAAAACCTCCCTGCTTTAGCTTATACCATGATCCCAGTACCGCTCGTGCGAAGGCTTCTCAGGATGAAGGTCAAGGTCAGCAGGAACAGACTCCTCCAAATAGCGGCGCTCGTGCTCCTACTGGCGATTATTTTTGCTTTCCTGTTCATGTACTTTGAGAACGTGGGCTTTTACACGGCTTTTTACTGGGCGGTCATAACGATGGCCACAATCGGATACGGTGATATAACTCCCCAAACCGAGGCCGGCCGCGCCGTGGCGATGGTGGCTGCCGTTGCCGGAATCTCGACTTTTACGGCCCTTGTTTCAATTCTGGCCGAATACTTCATTTCATCGTCTCTAAGGAGGATGATGGGCATGCACAGCGTTAGATATTCCGGACACTACGTGATAATCGGCCGCGGGAGCAGCATCCCAAGCTGCGTGGATGAGCTCATGTCCGCGATTTCCAGTGGAGAGATAGAGATGCGGCCCATAGTGGTGGTCTTTCCCGACGAGAGCGAGCGGAAGAAGGTTGAGCTTCCAGAGGAAGTGGAGGTCCTCATAGGTGACCCCACGAATCCGGAAACGCTGGAACGTGCCCACGTGAGGGAAGCATCCTATGTCATCCTCGCCTTGGAAGACGACTCGAAGTCCGTCTTCACGACCCTCATGGTGAAGCGCATGTCTAAAGCGAAGGTCTTCGTCGAGGCCCTCCGCGGGGAGAGCCTGGAGCTCCTCAAGGGGGCCGGGGCCGACAGGGTGATACTCAGCAGGAGTCTCGCCGGAAGGCTCCTCGCAAGCTCCGTTTTCGAGCCGGAGGTTGTGGACGTCATAGACGACCTTACCACGGCCGCTGGCGGCTACGACATCTCCGTTCTGGAGCGGAGGGACCTGTGGGGCGTCCCCTACGTCGAGGCCATGAAGCGCCTCCACGAGGATGGCTACTTCCTTCTCGGTTATTACAAGGAAAAGCCCGTCCTCAACCCGGCACTGGAAGAGAAGATTCCCGAAGGGTCCAAACTGATCGTCATAAAGCCCGGCTCTTCCAGTGGAAAAATGTGATTATGTTGCCCCACTGTCCTTGTCGGCGGGATGTGGGTTTGATTCCAGCTAAAACTGCCCCACAAGGGTGCGAATTTGCAGTATCTCACGATATCCGGCACCTTTATCCTCCGCTCCACTGGAAAGAAAAGTATATAACCCTTCGGCTTTTTACCCCTATGAAAGGTAGTTGTAGTGGGTGAGTGAGATGCCAAGGAAGAAGAAGGCTGAGGATGAAATAAAAGAGCTCGAGGAGTTTGAGGAGCTCGATGTCGTTGAGGAGTCCCCGTCAAGCTCAACCAAGAAAAAGAAGGAGAAAGAGATAAAGACTCTTGAAGACCTCCCAGGCGTTGGTCCCGCCACTGCCGAAAAGCTTCGCGAGGCCGGTTACGACAGCATCGAGGCCATAGCCGTCGCCTCTCCAATGGAGCTCAAGGAGATAGCGGGAATCAGCGAGGGCGCGGCGCTCAAGATAATCCAGGCCGCCAGAGAGGCCGCCAACATAGGAACCTTCATGCGCGCTGACGAGTACATGGAGAGGAGGAGTACCATCGGCAGGATTTCCACCGGAAGCAAGAGCCTCGACAAGCTCGTTGGCGGCGGTGTTGAGACCCAGGCGATAACCGAGGTCTTCGGTGAGTTCGGTTCCGGAAAGACCCAGCTGGCTCACACCCTTGCGGTGATGGTTCAGCTCCCCGAGGAGGAGGGCGGCCTTCACGGCTCTGTCGTTTGGATAGACACCGAGAACACCTTCAGGCCGGAGAGAATAAGACAGATAGCCGAGGCCAGGGGCCTCGACCCCGACGAGACGCTCAAGAACATCTACGTCGCGAGGGCGTTCAACAGCAACCACCAGATGCTCCTTGTCGAGAGGGCCGAGGAGATAATCAAGGAGAAGGCCGAGACGGACAGGCCGGTGAAGCTTCTCGTCGTTGATTCCCTCATGGCCCACTTCAGGAGCGAGTACGTCGGCAGGGGAACCCTCGCCGAGAGGCAGCAGAAGCTGGCCAAGCACCTCGCCGATCTCCACAGAATAGCGGACCTCTACGATATAGCTGTCTTCGTCACCAACCAGGTGCAGGCGAAGCCGGATGCCTTCTTCGGCGACCCGACGAGGCCAGTCGGTGGCCACATCCTCGCCCACAGCGCGACCCTGAGAATCTACCTGAGGAAGGGCAAGGCCGGCAAGCGCGTCGCCAGGCTCATAGACAGCCCTCACCTTCCCGAGGGCGAGGCGATCTTCAGGATAACCGACAAGGGCGCCGAGGACTGAGTTAGTTTTTTAACCCCTCTTCTTTACCTCACTCCATGTCAAAGGTTGAGGCAGTTCAGAACCCCTCCCGCGATGAACTCATGAGGATAGTCGACTCCGCTCTGTCGTCTGAGGCAATACTGACGATATTTGCCCGCTGCAGGGTGCACTACGATGGTCGGGCGAAGAGCGAGCTCGGCCCCGGCGACAGGGTGATAATAATCAAGCCGGATGGTGCTTTTCTCATCCACCAGAGCAAGAAGAGGGAACCCGTTAACTGGCAGCCACCGGGGAGTTTCGTGACGGTTGAGGAGCGCGATGATATGGTCATCCTTCGCTCCGTGAGGCGGAAGCCAAAGGAGATACTCGAGGTCGAGCTTGAGGAGGTCTATCTGGTCTCCCTGTTCAAGGCCGAGGACTACGAGGAGCTTGCTTTGACCGGCAGCGAGGCCGAGATGGCGGAGATGATATTTGGAAACCCCGAACTCATCGAGCCTGGCTTCAAGCCCCTCTTCCGGGAAAAGCAGATCGGCCACGGTATAGTGGACATCCTCGGACGCGATAGGGACGGTAACCTCGTCGTTCTTGAGCTGAAGCGCAGGAAGGCCGACCTGCATGCCGTCAGCCAGCTTAAGCGCTACGTTGAGGCCCTGAGCAAGGAGCATGAGGGTGTTAGGGGAATACTGGTCGCACCGTCCCTGACATCCGGCGCAAAGAAACTCCTCGAAAAGGAGGGCCTTGAGTTCAGAAAGGTTCAGCCGCCGAAGAGGGAAAAGCTCGGAAAAGGCAGGCAGAAAACCCTGTTTTAGCCTATGTCCATCTCCTGCGGCAGCATCTCGCGAACCCTGACCACCAGCACCGTGTTTCTCTTCCTCACTTCGACTATTCTGCCGAGGCCGAGGAGCCTCACCTGCGCCCTGCACACGGTCACTTCCCTCTCGTCGCTCTCCTCCCATGGAATCCTCTGCTCCATGCTCTCCAGGCGGAGTATCTCCGCGAGAAGCCCCTCCGTGCCCACAGTGACATCCTGGAAGGTCTCGTAGGTTAGGAAGACCCTCCTAAGCTCGCGGGCCCTTTCGAGCGCGATAACGTTCCTCGCGCCCCTTATCTCGAGGGTCTTGTACGGGCTCTTCAAAAGCTCATCGAGAACCCGTCTCGCGATTCCGGCCAGGGTTATCGCCTCCATGCTCTCACCTCACAGGTAGATGCTCTCGTACTGCTTCTCGGCCTTTCTCCTGGCCTGCTCCATCTGCTCGTGCATCTTCCTCAGCTGGGCCTCTATCATCTCCGCCTCCTTGAGCAGGGGCTCTGTTGAGACCTCTATTGGTGTCAGCTTCTTCAGAACCTCTATGACGTTCGCAGCGGCCCTAGGGTCGGGTCTATCTCCGAAAGTCTCCCCCAACAGCACGTAGGCGTCGAGTTTTTCCTTGCTCGCCTCCCAGAGGAGCTTTCCGCTCATTCCCATTATCGAGCCGTACTGGAGGATTTTCACGCCCAGATTCTCAAGCTCCTTGTTCAGCTCTTCCTTGGCCCCAACCCCCCAGACGTCCATTTTCTCCTTGAAGAGGCCTATGCCTATACCTCCAAGGGATATGATCTTGTCTGCCTTCATATCCCTGAGGTACCTAACGAGCTCCCGGGCTATCTCGCTCACGAGGGTTGGGGGCACGTAGATGTCCGCCACGGCGAGTATTATGTTGTCCTTTCCATAGAACCTGAGCGGGGGGTTGGGCTTTCCGTTAAGGATCAGCGCCATGGGCGGGATGAACGGGCTCTCCACGTAACCTATCATCTCCATTCCAAGCTCCTTGGCCAGGAAGTTCCCGGCTATGTGG contains:
- a CDS encoding DUF473 domain-containing protein produces the protein MEAITLAGIARRVLDELLKSPYKTLEIRGARNVIALERARELRRVFLTYETFQDVTVGTEGLLAEILRLESMEQRIPWEESDEREVTVCRAQVRLLGLGRIVEVRKRNTVLVVRVREMLPQEMDIG
- the radA gene encoding DNA repair and recombination protein RadA, giving the protein MPRKKKAEDEIKELEEFEELDVVEESPSSSTKKKKEKEIKTLEDLPGVGPATAEKLREAGYDSIEAIAVASPMELKEIAGISEGAALKIIQAAREAANIGTFMRADEYMERRSTIGRISTGSKSLDKLVGGGVETQAITEVFGEFGSGKTQLAHTLAVMVQLPEEEGGLHGSVVWIDTENTFRPERIRQIAEARGLDPDETLKNIYVARAFNSNHQMLLVERAEEIIKEKAETDRPVKLLVVDSLMAHFRSEYVGRGTLAERQQKLAKHLADLHRIADLYDIAVFVTNQVQAKPDAFFGDPTRPVGGHILAHSATLRIYLRKGKAGKRVARLIDSPHLPEGEAIFRITDKGAED
- a CDS encoding TrkA family potassium uptake protein is translated as MIPVPLVRRLLRMKVKVSRNRLLQIAALVLLLAIIFAFLFMYFENVGFYTAFYWAVITMATIGYGDITPQTEAGRAVAMVAAVAGISTFTALVSILAEYFISSSLRRMMGMHSVRYSGHYVIIGRGSSIPSCVDELMSAISSGEIEMRPIVVVFPDESERKKVELPEEVEVLIGDPTNPETLERAHVREASYVILALEDDSKSVFTTLMVKRMSKAKVFVEALRGESLELLKGAGADRVILSRSLAGRLLASSVFEPEVVDVIDDLTTAAGGYDISVLERRDLWGVPYVEAMKRLHEDGYFLLGYYKEKPVLNPALEEKIPEGSKLIVIKPGSSSGKM
- a CDS encoding proteasome assembly chaperone family protein; translation: MENGSPVKIVLPEIKNPILIEGYPGIGLVGHIAGNFLAKELGMEMIGYVESPFIPPMALILNGKPNPPLRFYGKDNIILAVADIYVPPTLVSEIARELVRYLRDMKADKIISLGGIGIGLFKEKMDVWGVGAKEELNKELENLGVKILQYGSIMGMSGKLLWEASKEKLDAYVLLGETFGDRPDPRAAANVIEVLKKLTPIEVSTEPLLKEAEMIEAQLRKMHEQMEQARRKAEKQYESIYL
- a CDS encoding DNA-binding protein, translated to MDDMEARVLGWLKAGDDTAEDIVDLPWSVKEIQPNTYVAEHPRMPFSLLVVFSEGFIHLLVPLGLETFSMTNDDKLKIYHTLLRLNDQVNMMKFTLSGMNDDVYLRVDLDKKTLGKEEFNDALTALLIGLLSSVSALGLEEAFAQEIFDRIVGMVVDRVDKGASREELMKFLTVKVGMTVEDAKNLLDEVFAAKRSLEGHEKDVGYF
- the nucS gene encoding endonuclease NucS → MSKVEAVQNPSRDELMRIVDSALSSEAILTIFARCRVHYDGRAKSELGPGDRVIIIKPDGAFLIHQSKKREPVNWQPPGSFVTVEERDDMVILRSVRRKPKEILEVELEEVYLVSLFKAEDYEELALTGSEAEMAEMIFGNPELIEPGFKPLFREKQIGHGIVDILGRDRDGNLVVLELKRRKADLHAVSQLKRYVEALSKEHEGVRGILVAPSLTSGAKKLLEKEGLEFRKVQPPKREKLGKGRQKTLF